DNA sequence from the Cucumis melo cultivar AY chromosome 6, USDA_Cmelo_AY_1.0, whole genome shotgun sequence genome:
GTTGATTAATAATGACGTCAATATGAAGAAGATCATCGTACCCAAAATGTATATTAACAAATTTTGTAGATTTTATTATAACCTAGAAGTTATAATAACATGAGATTAGTAGAAATATTGTAACCAAATAATGAATAGTAACAAAATATGGAAGaattgtataatattttttcttcctattttttgttttcgaataagtataattttatttggatgattttaagattattattagtacaacattagttttaataaataattttcctttaaaaaataataatttatattttgaaatgcattctattaattttttctttGAACCCTTTGATTTGTTCACAAAAGTTAAAGTCATTTGATGTTTTTGATACATATTACAATTAACTATATCATAATACAATGTGATTAAAGTTGGCTTGTGTATATGTCATGTAATGCCAAACACATAAACTAACGAGTTTTATTATGATAAAGTTTATTCGATGTCATGagaagtaattttttttttctttttttaatttttgtctATCATATAACACTATAATGAATTTGAAGTTTCTTTACAAAATATCAACaaagaataaattaaatatatgtataGGTACCTAAGTCAAATTATTAAAAAGTAACTATTTGTGTATTAAGATATTAGTTATGTTGATAAGGACTTAAAAGCCCATCTAAATTTGTTTGTCAACGTATGATGAATTATTGCAAGGGGAAAAATGAAGATTGAAGATAAATATAAGTTGTATCCACTAAACTCTacaaacatgttttttttttttttttttttttttccttttcctttccttctttttttttttttttttttttttttttttttttttttataattgagTTCTTCGAACATTATGACAAAAAATATGTCTTCAATAGCTAATATGGTTTCATATAGAGTAACATTAGAGACTTGTTTATGAAGTTATTCTTCCAATTTGCTTTTGTTCGAAAAAGAGTGCTGTCTGATAACTCATTTTGGAGTTTGTTCCTTTTGTATAAGTAAAATAGGGATAGATGGATTCAAACCACATACCAATTACCATTTAGCATGTGAATTTAAGTATGGTTTGCTTTATTGTGAGTTTGAAGACGTTCTCGTCATACCCTTGTCAAATTTTATggttttctttgatttttccttcaaaatttttTTTTGATTAATCCCTACGAACTATTATTTCACACCATGTTGCAAATATTGATCTTAATAGACCACAAGAATCTATCCGATAGAATTTATTATATCTAcgatctttttaaaatattactatatactttattattatttctaaatgATTTGtagattataataataaaaaaaaaggatagttgcaaatttagcaattatattcaaaataattaagtatatagcaacattttaaaaaaattgcaaatatagcaaaatctgtcaaaatctatcaatgatagaaatctatcaccgatagaccatgtagcaaatgttggtctaataaaccataagagtccaTCAACGATAGAAGTATATTACCGATAGATTTTACTatgtttacaattttttaaaatattgctacacaattaataattattttaaaaattgctatccattataattaaaaaaaacttatattTGATGTGGGCTCATTAGACAGAGGCCCAACACTCAAAGGCCCAAACATTCGGCCTCCTTACCTATAAACTGCCGAAGCTTCCAGAATGAACGGCAGAAGTTGAAACTTGAAGAATACTTCGAGAGAAATGGCGGGAGAAGCTGAAGCACCAAGGAGGGCTTATGGCGCTCCTCCAAGAGCAACTCATGCTCCTCCTCGTCCTCGTTTGGAGCCTGTTGATCGAGAAAAggtttctctctttctcttctctaTTTTTAGGGTTTCTAATTCTATCCCTTCTAGCGTTGTCTCTGATTTTCAATTTTGGTGTTCATTAGCTTGTTCTTGAATCCACATTCAGATCAATCgttttcttatttatttgttCTAGAATTTCGTTGGAATCTCTTTATTTTGGTGCTTGTTACTTGAATCTCCGATTATTGCATTTTCGCTGCTCGTAGTGTTCGGAGCTGGCTGTGTAAATATAGATAGCAACTTTCATTCTCTATGTTGAGTAATTTCCTTTCTATTGCTGCAGACTTGTCCTTTGCTGCTTCGCGTTTTCACGAAGGTACGTCGTTTTTTTATGCTGGGTTTTGTTTTTGTGGATTTTGTTCCATATCTATTCAAAGTACCCAAAACAAGTGTGTTTCATCGACCTGGGAACCGTAGTTTAATCCAACCGATGTATTAGGGATGAAATGAAGTGCGTTGGGTGTCGAATTTGTGTGAAATGTTCGAATTTATGCCATTGTGTTGATAGATGGGGTTTAGGAATCTGATTAGAGGATAACTTAAAGCAAATTTCCGTGGTTTCGGGTGGCTACATTTAGGTTATGAGGAGTCTGGTTCTAAATAATGCTACACTTGGATAAGGAAGGGTAATATTgctgtttattttttttcttttcatatttttggTAGATTGGGAGTCATCATTTCAATGAAGACTTCGCTGTGAGGGGCAAGGAGCCGAGGGATGAGGTTCAAATTTATACCTGGAAAGATGCTACTCTTCGCGAACTAACTGATCTGGTTGTATTTCTTATTCCTTTTTAACCTCTTCTCCCTCCACGCTTTGCATGACATAAATGCGACTGATCTGTATCTTTTTTAATGTATATCCATGATGCATTCGTAGAAACTATTTTCCATTTCATTGCTCCTTGATCTCATGTGTCTacttttctttccattttggGTGAGGGAGTTTACAGGTCAAAGAGGTAGCTCCAGAAGCCAGGAGGAGAAATGCTAAACTTTCCTTTGCTTTGGTTTATCCCGATAGACATGGTCGGTTTGTATTGAGAGAGGTGTATATTTTCTCTTCCCTTCTCCCACATATGTCATGCATATACACATATAATACAATGTTTTTAGGATGAACTAGGGAAACATTCTTgacacttttcttttttacttagTTAAGTTTATCAATTTGAGCACCCAAGTTGAATAAGTGGTAAAATGAATTAATGCTGAACTGAAATCTTTTGTTCTAACCATACTGTCATCATGTCCTGCTGTAACTTGCAGTTTCTTTAGCCGCAAAGATTTTTCTGTGTAAAGGGCTTAAGTACGTGATATACTCGAATCCGTAATAAATTTCCCAGAATTCATTGACCTCATCTGTAATTTACGTTTACAAATATATGAAGAAAGCGAATTTCGAGTTCTATAGTAGATATGACTAGTTACCATTTTGGAGGTTGATGGTTTGTTCTTCATCCATCTAATTGTTGTGGTGTGGATCCCTCATCAAACACATGGATTACTATTCTCATTCACAACTAATTTTGCGATAGAATCTTatatttatctaattatttatcATATCTTAGGAAGCCTAAATGAATATTTGGTCTAAATCATTGAGGGGTATGTGAGGATCTCATCCCATGTGGGACAAACGAAGAAATCTCATCATCTTTACTTGATACATTTTCTCATTACCCGTTGGTTTGAGGATAGAAATACATGCTTATGTAATgtattgaactaaaaaaaactaGCTTGAGTCATACAGATTCTGTTTCTTCATTTGAAGGTAGGGAAGACATTCTCGTTTGGAAATAGACGATTAGACGATAGCTTGGCTTTGGGAGAACTTGGTTTTCAGGTAAAACAAAGCATGGCTTTCTTTTTTGCCTTATCAATCCTGTATTCCTTATCAAACTTGGTGCAATTCTTCCCACGCAGATTGGAGATTACTTGGACGTGGCAATCATATAGGGTATGTGGTGCGTTTATATACTAATAATTTGCCTATGGTGAAGAACAAAAAGAATGAGGATATTAACTTCAATCTTGTAATGTATATTCCATTTAAGAATTGGTCGAAAATCCTTTACCTTGTATGTTTTCTTCCCCTGTGCCATATGAGGTAGATCGTGATAGTCATTGTCACGTTCCTTTGAGTTACCTTCTTGATGTATTGCATCAGATGAACCGGGCCATATAATAGAGTTTTCGTTGGGACGATAATGGTGGAACTATTTTAGGCCCTATGGTTTCATTAACATGAGTTTTTCTTTACAAAAATCAAAGTCTTTGTTGCATGCGTTACTTTTAGTGCTTCTTTTACTATCACAAATACATATTCTAGCATAATGTTTAACagaaggaaaaaataaataaataaataaaaattaaaattggttcATATACTTTCATAGGTAGTGTAGTTTTAATTGGCTAAGTCGATGATATATATCAACCATATTGCGATTCTTTAATTATCTTGTTCTGGGTAGTCTTAATTAGCTTACCTAGCTCTGTACCAATGCATTAaaaatcaattcaaacatgtataaattcaaagtttaatATATCAATGcgttaaaaatatataaattcaaagGTCCAATATGaataattaaaactataagaaagttttaagataattaatgttttatattttattttatggatCTATTGAACACACTTTTATGATTAATAACttattgttttcttaataaatCATAATCTATTAGATACGGAAATGGTAAGTTAGTAAACAATacttattttattggttttgattcatatatataatttgtgaCATTACACGTATGTAACTTCAAATTAAACACACGAATTCAACATAAATCCTTTTATTAACATGAATAGTAAATATTTTAACACAAGCGACCATTTCTTCTCAAGCATCTCTAATCAAGATAGTTGTATATGGATCTATATGACAAAGTGCTGTAATCGCCTTGATTCCATGAAATGATAGACATTAAATGGCTTTACGAGTGCATACTACCCAAATATAGCAATGCCCTAAAAAAACCTGAGTACATGCTACTCAAATACAACAATGTCTTTAAAAACCTTCCAACGTTGTAATTAGGTCAAAAATTTCAGTTTCAAGGTCGAGAGCATTATATAAAGGCCAAATCGGAGCATCTATTCttgttaatatttattttaaagatAAAAAGTTAGATTCGGTTGTTATGTTgtgttaatatttattaataaagatAAGCGGTTGGTTTTGGTTGTTATCGTTGGTTAATATTTATGAATAAATACAAAAAGTTGACTTTGGTTATACCTAAAATAACAGTGTGAGCTTTGTGGGCTGGGTGGTATATTTATTCATGTGGAAGATAGAAGTAGGTGAAAATGTGCAATTTAGAAAGTGTTTTACGAAGTACTAAGTGGTGTGTGGTGTTGAACACTATATTACCATTGTGAGGATTTGTGCAAGAAGTTAGCGGGAGCCTGACATTAACATTGAGCATTCTGAAGAGTCTCATATGATTTAGAGAGAGTTTAGATCGAACATGTTGTTCACACATCAAGTGATTTAAGAGAGTCTAAACGTTTATCTTGCAAAATTTATGTACCTGAGATTCTTTTCAATCtttataaacgatttttttaattggACAAAAGATCCTCTTGTAGGTATGATTTCATCGAATTGGGTTaccatttatttttcaaattatgttCTCTTTGGATGTAGAGGACAGGTCCCATTTAAGTGAACATCATGAGAATAGGTGGCAAAAGAAATGTGAACTTGCAATTTTCGTATTGATCAAGCTTTTAAAAAAAACTGTTTTCATGCTTACGAGAAAGAGCGGGAAACTAAgggtaaaaaaggaaaagaaaaaatagagaaaatcaCGAGTATAAAAGGCACCACCGGCGTTCAGTTTCCTTCCACATTTCGCAGAATTGATAGCAGCGATGACTCAACTGAAAGCTTCTGTTCTTCAGTAATCTTCGCTCTCTCTTTACCAAACTATCCTGCTAATATACAATTCTCTCCGTTCTCGTGTTCGTAGACAATGGCGGTGAATGAAGAACCGGCGCCTGTTTCGGCTATACTTGGCGATGACCGAGATGATCGCGGTACCGGAGGATATTTTCTGATCGTTTTGGCTGTTATCTTCTTTCTCTCCGCTTTCGTGCTCTTGCTTGTTTTCCTCATCCGCGGCGCCATTACTGGTGCGTTTCTTTACAAATTTTGTGATCATCATATGTGATTCAAGAAAATGAACCATGCAGCGCAGTTTTTACTCTTGCTTATTAGAACATTTCAGTtaattttctctttattttccTCAGTACTAGTTGAAAGATTTAGTTAATGTACTGTGTTATAATGTATTCTCTACGGAATCGAAAGAACTACGGTCACTTCAGACTCTGATTTATAACTGACTTTTTTCACGAGAGCTTCTTATTTTGATTGTTTCTTTGACCGCCAAATAAAGGACAGAACAGAAGTAGTTGGGATTACGAAACGAAAATTTTAGTGTAGGTATTAGTGTATAACTCGACGTTTCGAGTTTGTTAACATTTTATCCTGCGTGGAAACCTTAATCGCATTGTAGGAATTGATTCAGAATCTGTTAAAATTGATATTGAAAAGCACCGATCACTTCTTCGGTTTGATGTTCTCACTTTATTTTGTTTCTGCACAATATAGAATGGTTCCAGTATATGTGAAAGGTGAAAAATTACAATGAGCGAAGATTAAAGAACAAGTAATTGAATTTCCTAGAGCGATCTAATAATAGTCACCGAACTTTTTTGTGCAAGAAATCTTTACTGACAGCGGACTATCACTCCGAGTTTGTCTTTTTCCCTTTAGAGACTGCTAGTACATTATTGTTTACCGCAAGAGTGACTCTTCCGTGTCTGATAAAATGTGAATGACTTAATAATAGTTTACTTGGAGATAATCAATAAGTGGAGAGGATCATGAATATATGATCCTCAATTCTTCTTGGAAATGAAGTAGTGCCAAACCATGAGAGACGGAGGGAAGACGAAGGAGGGTGCAGGTAGTACGCAGTTCAAGCCCAAACGAGGAGACTGTCCTTTTATCACAACATCCATACAATATGCGTATTCTTCTGTGCTATTCTTATTGGTATTCATGTGTATGCGTTGCatctgttttttgtttttatactTGAACAAGATCATCgtctattttttataattgCATGGCGTACAAGTTAGGAAGGGAAGGTTACTAGGTAATTCTGATCAATTACTGTTTTTGTACAAACTGCCTTACAATAAATATTCCATGCGTTCAAATGATGACTTCGGTAATATCATGCAAAAGTTCTATGTGATTATCCTTTTTATTAAGAACAAATTAAAAGACACCTGCCTGTCTATACTACTTGTGATGACGTGATTCCGTTTGTTCTTttactatttgtttaatttgttgTTACAATCTCTGCAGCTGAAGGGGCTATTTCAAGTAATCCAAGCAAAGGGGTAAGTGATTATAACGTTCTGTATTCCTATTTGGTTTGTGTTTATTATGGACTGGAAAAAATATTTTCCAATGCGACTACTGGTTAACGTGCAAACGTGTGTGGGTTTCCTTACTCAACTTCATCATATCTGTAGCTATTATCCTTGAACCCTGAGAATTTTTGGATTTAGTAGCTGTTTTCTGTGTGACATATGATTACGATTCCACTGCAGGCAAATGATGATCTTGCAGGCAGCGGTAATAACACAACAACTACGAATATTATTTCCTCGGGGAATGGTAATTTTACCTTATCTTTGAGTTTGGTTGGAGGAGACGCCTCAGATGATGCAATTTCAATGGTACGCCTGAGAACCTCGAACTCTTTATCTGGCATTACCGATTTCGTTGTTATTGAGTCGTGATTCTGCTTGTAGCCGAGCCCAACAACTGTAGTACCAAGAAGTGAAACCTTTCTGGTCGAAGAGGACAATTCTTTGGGTGGTAATACTAGCACAGCTTATGTTTATGTTGAATTCCTAGTTCTTGTTGTTCTCTTTCTTCTATTGACACTGTTGTCTTTTACATGTTCTCACGTGCAATTCATCATTTTGCTCGCTCTCCTTAAAGCAGCCAGAAGGGTAATAATGACTGGTTATATTTTTTCATTACATAGCTTCCATTGTTAAACATATAATTGGTCTGATACGTCCCTTGCTTAGATGGAGGTGGCAGAAAAGAATATTTGACTTGGCACATTCTCGACCTTATTGGCCCCTTTCCTTTGTGGTTTCTATTTTGTAGATGGCAAAAGAAGAGCCACAGGAAAATCAATTGCTGAAGATGGAGTTGGATCCGCAGGGTGAAGACAccgttataaaatttgaaaatacaaaTATTCAAGCCTCCGAATTAGTTGACTCCTCAATTCTTGGAAAATACAGTACATGGAAGAAACAAAACGACAACAAGAACGAAGATTCAATCATCCGTCTAATGCGAGACCAAATTATTATGGCAAGAATATATTTGAgtatttcaaaaaagaaaaagaaagttgaTTTGAGTGAAGAGCTCCAAATTTGTATTAAAAGGAGTCGTCGTGTACTAGGAGAGGCAAATATCGATGCTGAGTTGCATTACAGGTAATAGAACTCGGTTGTTCAGTGTCCATCTTGATATAATGCTTTACTTTaataaaaaactataaaaataaCTTTGAATTGCATTGTATTATTTTCGTTATTTCATGcttgtaatttttttataatgatCTTAAAGACTCTTCTTACGTTACACCATTTATTGTTCTATAGTGCGCCCCAAAAAATAAAGGCTATGGCCGGTGTTCTTTCAAAGGCGAGAGATCAACTGTTTGATTGCAAGTTGGTGGTCAAGAAGCTGAGAGCTATGCTGCTAACCGAAGAAGAAAAGGTTAGAAggttgaaaaggaaaaatacaTTTCTGACTCAATTGGGAGTTAAGGGTATTCCAGGTGGTATTCGCTGTCTGTCCTTGCGCCTTACCGTCGATTACTACCTTCTTCCTCCGGAGAAGAGAAATTTCCCTAGAAGTGAAAATTTGCAGAATCCAAAACTTCACCATTATGCCCTCTTCACAGACAACGTGGTGGCTGCTGCAGTAGTCGTGAACTCAACCGTAATGAATGCTAAGGTGAATTCATCTCATCAATTTAGAGCTTTATTCACGAAAACTGACTTTCTGTTGAACACGTATCTTATATGGCAGGTTATGGTAAATTTTATTCGTCTGTTTATGTAGTATTTTAATTTTGCATATTTCCTTGTTTGCACGACAGGATTCTTCGAAACATGTATTCCACCTCGTAACTGATAATCTCAATTTCGGAGCATTGAAAATGTGGTTTCTCTTAAATCCTCCTGAAGAAGCTACGATTCACGTTGAAAATTTAGATGAACTCATGTGGTTGAACTCGTCCTATTGCCCAGTACTCCGCCAGCTTAATTCTGCAGCATTGAGAGAATATTATTTCAAGGCAGAACAATCCACCACTCCTTCATCTAGTGCTTCCAGTTTGAAGTACAGAAACCCAAAATATCTTTCAATGCTAAATCATCTAAGGTTCTATCTACCGCAAATTTATCCCGAGCTAGACAAAATTCTATTTCTGGATGATGACGTTGTTGTCCAGAAAGATTTATCTGGATTGTGGCTCGTAGATCTTGAAGGAAAAGTCAATGGTGCCGTCGAAACTTGTGTTGAGAATTTTCATCGTTTTGACAAGTACCTTAACTTCTCAAACTATTATATCGCAAGGGATTTCGATCCAAATGAGTGCGGTTGGGCATTTGGAATGAATATATTTGATCTCAAGGAGTGGAAAAAGAGAAATCTCACTGCCGTATATCATACATGGCAGAACTTGGTGAGTCTTGCACCCATATCCCTTTGTGTTGTTTCTTTTAAACGCTTGGCCGTAGAGGATACATTT
Encoded proteins:
- the LOC103483322 gene encoding histone deacetylase complex subunit SAP18 isoform X1 is translated as MAGEAEAPRRAYGAPPRATHAPPRPRLEPVDREKTCPLLLRVFTKIGSHHFNEDFAVRGKEPRDEVQIYTWKDATLRELTDLVKEVAPEARRRNAKLSFALVYPDRHGRFVLREVGKTFSFGNRRLDDSLALGELGFQIGDYLDVAII
- the LOC103483322 gene encoding histone deacetylase complex subunit SAP18 isoform X2, producing the protein MAGEAEAPRRAYGAPPRATHAPPRPRLEPVDREKVSLFLFSIFRIGSHHFNEDFAVRGKEPRDEVQIYTWKDATLRELTDLVKEVAPEARRRNAKLSFALVYPDRHGRFVLREVGKTFSFGNRRLDDSLALGELGFQIGDYLDVAII
- the LOC127143801 gene encoding uncharacterized protein LOC127143801, which translates into the protein MAVNEEPAPVSAILGDDRDDRGTGGYFLIVLAVIFFLSAFVLLLVFLIRGAITAEGAISSNPSKGANDDLAGSGNNTTTTNIISSGNGNFTLSLSLVGGDASDDAISMPSPTTVVPRSETFLVEEDNSLGGNTSTAYVYVEFLVLVVLFLLLTLLSFTCSHVQFIILLALLKAARRMEVAEKNI
- the LOC103483327 gene encoding polygalacturonate 4-alpha-galacturonosyltransferase-like is translated as MAKEEPQENQLLKMELDPQGEDTVIKFENTNIQASELVDSSILGKYSTWKKQNDNKNEDSIIRLMRDQIIMARIYLSISKKKKKVDLSEELQICIKRSRRVLGEANIDAELHYSAPQKIKAMAGVLSKARDQLFDCKLVVKKLRAMLLTEEEKVRRLKRKNTFLTQLGVKGIPGGIRCLSLRLTVDYYLLPPEKRNFPRSENLQNPKLHHYALFTDNVVAAAVVVNSTVMNAKDSSKHVFHLVTDNLNFGALKMWFLLNPPEEATIHVENLDELMWLNSSYCPVLRQLNSAALREYYFKAEQSTTPSSSASSLKYRNPKYLSMLNHLRFYLPQIYPELDKILFLDDDVVVQKDLSGLWLVDLEGKVNGAVETCVENFHRFDKYLNFSNYYIARDFDPNECGWAFGMNIFDLKEWKKRNLTAVYHTWQNLNEDRSLWKLGTLPPGLMTFYGLTYSLDKSWHVLGLGYNPSISPLEIENAAVIHYNGNMKPWMEMAMTKYRPYWRKYIDFNHPYLRQCHFIK